The window GCGACGGCGATCGACCTCTCGGGCAGGTGTTACGTGCGCGTCGAAAACTTGGAAATCACGCATGACGCGCAGGCCACAGGCGAGGCTAAGTGGTTCCGCGAAGGGGTGGAAGTCCTTGGCGAACCTGGGCACCATCTGGCCTTTCGGGACCTCTACATCCACCACATCGATGAATACGGGATGAATCTCCAGGACGTCGAGCAGGTAGAGATCGTCAACTGTCGCCTGGAGTACTGTGGCTTCGGGGCGCTCGGGGGACCCGAGGGTACCTACGGCGGCTGGCGTCATGTGACCATCCGCGACTGCTCGCTCTCCTGGGGTGGGCATTACTATCAGGGGGGCGACGGCTCCGACCGCCCCTACGATCGCCCGGACGGCTTTGGCATCGAGCCCTCAGCCGGGCCGATTCTCATCGAGGACACCGTTGCCGAACACAATTACGGCGACGGCTTGGACTCGAAGGCGGCGAACACCACCATCCGTCGTTGCATCGTGGCCAACAACTCCTGCGATGGGGTGAAGGTCTGGGCGGACAATAGCCGCATCGAAAACACGCTCATCTACGGCCGGGGCGACGGCGACCCGGAAGTCACCCCATGGGCGCCAATTGCCATTGACCAGGTCGAACAGGCCGGTGCCCGTTTTGAGATCGTCAACGTCACAGTCGATGACCAGTTGGGGAATGAGTACCTGCTCTACGTGCAGTACGAGAACCCGGTCCCGGTGCATGTCACCATCCGCAACTGCATCTTCAGCGGACGAGGACCAAATACCTCCATCTCCGTGCACGGGAACAGCACCCTGGTCGCCGATCACAACCTTTTCTTCATCCCGCAGAGCCCGGTGCTCCTCCACTGGGGCGACCAGGAATATGATTGTGGCAAGATCGGAAGCTTAGGCGAGGGCAATCTGTGCGGGGATCCGCGCTTTGTCCAGACCGCCTGGGGCACGACGGGTGACTATCACCTGATGCCGGGCAGCCCAGCCATTGACGCAGGGAGCAGGCTCGGGGCACCCGCCACGGACCTTGAGGGCCATCCGCGGGACGCCCATCCAGACATCGGTGCCTATGAATTCGGCAGCACGGGACTCGGTGACGCGCAGCGTTCTCCGACAGAATTCTGGCTTCTGCAAAACTACCCCAACCCCTTCAATCCTTGCACGACCATTCGCCTCGTCCTGCCGCAGCGGGCACAGGTGAGGCTCGACATCTGCGATGCCCTTGGCAGAGGCGTGAGGACATTGGCCAACGACCAGTTTGCCGCGGGCGAGCACCGCATGGCTCTTGACGTGCATGATCTGTCGGCGGGTATCTATTTCCTCCGCCTCCAGGCACTTGAGCCCGCGCAGAACGTGGTGCTCTTCCGCGAGGTGAAAAAGCTCGTGCTCTTGAGGTGAGGCTCGCGCACCCGCCTCTTGGGGCCATTGCCGGAGAGGCGGGCACAACACAGCGGTTTCCCCCGGTGATCCAAGAAAGGCGTCCGCGGTGAGAAAGCGGCCGGTCGAGGATCATTCTGCGCCCGACGAACAGGGCT of the Calditrichota bacterium genome contains:
- a CDS encoding right-handed parallel beta-helix repeat-containing protein; translation: MHHKLLVAALFFILTPPPLCGGVYFVGPTGNNLNPGTRSQPWATPGFGSRQLSPGDTLILLGGRYVLSEYDADIIAPCSGRADAWITIRGETGNRPVLAGRDNLATAIDLSGRCYVRVENLEITHDAQATGEAKWFREGVEVLGEPGHHLAFRDLYIHHIDEYGMNLQDVEQVEIVNCRLEYCGFGALGGPEGTYGGWRHVTIRDCSLSWGGHYYQGGDGSDRPYDRPDGFGIEPSAGPILIEDTVAEHNYGDGLDSKAANTTIRRCIVANNSCDGVKVWADNSRIENTLIYGRGDGDPEVTPWAPIAIDQVEQAGARFEIVNVTVDDQLGNEYLLYVQYENPVPVHVTIRNCIFSGRGPNTSISVHGNSTLVADHNLFFIPQSPVLLHWGDQEYDCGKIGSLGEGNLCGDPRFVQTAWGTTGDYHLMPGSPAIDAGSRLGAPATDLEGHPRDAHPDIGAYEFGSTGLGDAQRSPTEFWLLQNYPNPFNPCTTIRLVLPQRAQVRLDICDALGRGVRTLANDQFAAGEHRMALDVHDLSAGIYFLRLQALEPAQNVVLFREVKKLVLLR